The Pseudalkalibacillus hwajinpoensis DNA window TCGAAATTCTTTTAAATTCTTTTCACCGAGAGTACATTCTGCTTCCTGTAGAGGGATATCCATTTTCGATTAAATAAACACCATCTCCAGTATTGATTTTCCCTGTCCGGATCACTCGCGCATACATCCCAAATTCATTACGATACTCTTTTACTAGCTTTTTCAACAAATCTGGTTGTCGCGTTCCATTCTCTGGATCTACCGTCACTATCATGCAGCGTTCACAGGGCTTTACAACTTCTATAATCACTTCCTCCCCAATCCGCAAGTATTTCCCCTTCCATTCCGACTCGATAAATGGGGTTTTATCCAGTAGGCTTATTTCCAAATTAGGTCGAAAGCGGCGAGCACTCGCATGCTTTCCCCAGGAAGTTGATAAGGATTGAAGCGATGCATCCGTTACAATTAACAGATGTTCATCTTCAATAGGACCTATTGGGACATGTTCAGGGCGATAGGACTTCCTCGTTAGCTGTTTCAGCAACTTCTTTTCGATTTCATTTAACCAATCATAATCTAACCACCTGTAGGTTTGACCAGCGGGTGTGACAATAACTGGTTCAGGATAAGCTTCCAATGACTCCACACCACTGAAAGACGCTCGATATTGAACGAGCTGAGCAAACTGAGTAATTGTAAGGAAAGAGCCTGATTCTTCTAAAAGGGCATGACTTCGATCACCGTATAATCCATATTTCATCACCTGCGTTTGATTCACTTTCTCTCCTGTCATTGATTTAACAGGGTGACGCGTGATTTCTTTGGTTACTCCAACCAGTCCCATCACTAACCTCCTATCCCTTACCATTTAGCTCTCTATAGTATAACCCTGAATATAAAAATATCCTTTTTTACTATTTTACTAGTATAAACAATGAGAGATTTGAATAAAACTAGTAAAAACAATGATAAGAGGAGCGAGAAACGATGGAAATAAAAGAATACTATTCAATTACGCTTTATAATGAGAAACGTAGAGCGATCTTCCGTTCTGAGGATGAATTCGATAATTTTGAAGAAGCTCAGCGAGAAGGCTTCTACCTCCTCCGAAATCATCCTAAAGCTGATTTGTATTCTGTTGAACGATTTTTTGCAGCGGAAGATGTTTAGATTCGATTTTTCTTTTTATATAATTCCTTCAACTGTTCATCAAGTTGCCTGATTAGTAAATTCCCTGGAGGCAATAAGCTAATTTCACTTATTAGAGCTGAAATTTCATTTTCAAGCAGCATCTTCTGTTCTCTTGTATTTTGAGAAGAACCAGAAGGGCTTTTTTCTCGTGCTTGATATTCGGAAAGCCCCATCTCAATTCGCTTTAATCTACCATTCTCAAATACGAGAAGGTGATCACAAATTTTATCCACAAAGTAATAGTCATGCGAAACAACTAGTAATGTCCCGATAAATCCCTTGAGCGTTTCCTCAAGCTGTTCCCGAGAAGGCAAATCAAGATGATTCGTCGGTTCATCAAGCACAAGCACATCATATTGCTTTAATAAAATCCTTGTCATCTTAACCTTTGTACGTTCTCCTAGACTCAGAGATAGAATTGGAACATTCATGCGCGAACGCTCAACGCCCATTGAACTAAGGATCGATCTCGCCTGATAGACCTCATCACGTGTTTGTAGTTCAAGGGCCTCGAGCGCTGATTGTTCTATTGGAAGATCACCAACATCCTGGGACAGGTAACCTACCTTTAGCGAAGAACTCTTCCAGAGCCTGCCCTCCGTCATCATCTCTTCACCTAAAAGAACCCTGAGTAATGTCGTCTTACCACAACCGTTCTCACCAATTATCCCAATTCGATCTCCATATTTAATATAGAAAGAGCTTTCTTTAAACAACCATCTTTCTCCATATCGCTTTCCTGCATCATTTGCTTCAATGGCTCTCTTTCCATGTGACCCATCTGCTTGAAATTGAAAATGGACTTTCTTCTCTGCCTCAGGTTGGTCGATCCGTTTCTTCTCAAGCTCTTTCTCAAGCCGCTTCCGCTTTGACTTTACCTGGCTATCCATTTTCTTTGCCTTCTTGCGATAAAATTCTTTGTAGCCTTCTTGATTTGTCGATTGTTGATGTGCTTTTTCAGACCAATTCGCCAGTCCAGTAAGCTGGTCCTCAATTCGCTGTTTCTCTTTTTGTTGGATGTGATACTGATGCAATTGTGCTTCATACCTTTGTTTCTTCTCATAACGATAGTCTGTATAATTTCCAGCGTACTTATTTACCTTACCATTCTCAATTTCCAGAATGCGGTTAATGGTCTGATCCAGAAAATAACGATCATGCGAAATAATTAGAACAGTACCCTTAAAATGTTCAAGCTCACGAATTAGCCACTGAACTCCTTTTAAATCCAAGTGATTTGTTGGCTCATCAAGAATAAGGATTTCTGGATGAGATGCAAAAACCTGAGCAAGCGAAAGTTTTAACCTCTCACCTCCACTTAAACGTTCGGAGTCTATTTCGTTACGGACATATGCAACTCCAAGCTCTTTCTGCCCCTTCATTAAAAGTGATTGATCTCCTAGAAACGATTGATTCATTCCTTGTTCAATCGATTGCCGTAAATAGCCGACTTCACCTTCTACTTCAATCTGTCCTCTATTAGGCTTCACCTCACCGACCAGCATTTTTGCGAGCGTTGTTTTCCCTGCACCATTCGCTCCAACAATTCCGATTTTCTCTGCGTGATGAATATCAACTGTAATGCCATTAAACAGTACTCGTTCTTCAAAACCATGTATAACGTTTCTAATTGAAATTACGTTCATATACTTCCTCCTCATCTGTTTAGAGAAGAATAAAAAAAGCCTCCCCAATTCAATGGAGAGGCACGTCATTCCGAATCTCATACGAAGCTAGCTTAAGACAGCAAATATAAATGCTTAAAGCTAACTCGAATGGTGAAGGACAGACTAATCCTATTCTCCAAAAATCAATTTCGCTATTTGAAAGTTGACCTAGAAAAATAAGATTAGTTTTTCATCGCTCCTTAACCATTCCCTTCAGTATCAATTAATTCCATTCTAGAGAATGAAGAAAGCGCTGTCAATATAGTGGATATTAAAAACAGGCCTAAAGTTTTCCCCTTTTTCTACTTTTTAGTACAAAAGGACCCTTTAAAGCACAAAATTCGATACCGATATTAGAAATAGTTAAGTAATATTTTTCGCTACTACGTTAGAAAGAAGTTCAGTTTCATATTCTAGCGGAATCATCGACTGTCACTCTTACATACGGAAATAGAAATTGAAATCTGGGGGAAATAGCGTGCAAAAGAAATCTATTAGTTTTATTTTGGCATTATTATATTCATTACAGCAATTGGTTTTTCAGGAGAACCCGAAGCAAGTAGTCAGGTGGAGCGACTAAGTGGTGACGATCGCATTGGAACAGCGCTAGAAATTTCTAAAAAAGTATCACCCGGAGCACTAACAACAGCTGAAAAGGCAGTTGTATTAACTCGTGCTGATATGCCATTTGATGCGTTAGCAAGTTCAGGACTTGTAGGCATCAAACAGGCACCAGTGCTGCTTACAGACCCTTATACCCTCGATGGAAGAGTATTAAACGAGCTTAAGCGTCTGGGTGCTAAAAAGGTGTATATTCTTGGTGGTACAACTGCAATTAGCCAGGGAATTGAAAATGAACTCAAGAAAAATTTTACCGTTGCAAGAGTAGCTGGCTCAAATCGCTATACGACTGCAGAAGCAATTAATAAAGCCGCAGGGCTTGATCAATCTTCTACTGCCATCGTTGTAAATGGAAACAAGGTAGCAGATTCACTTTCTGCTTCAAGCGTTGCAGCAATTAAAAATTACCCAATTTATTTATCAACTGCTACGAAAGCACCTTCTCTTCCTGCAAGTATTAAAACGGTTTATTTAATTGGCGGAGAAAGTGTCCTTTCAAACGATTTAAAAGTAAAACTCGAACAGCAGGGCAAGAAAATTGTTCGCCTTTCTGGTGACAACCGTTTTGAGACAAACATTGCAGTTAATGAAGCATTCTTCACATCAAGTTCTTCTTTTGTTATTGCTAGAGGAACTTCTACACAGGTCGACATCGAAGACTATCCAGACGCAGTCGCTGCCTCTGCCCTTTCTGAAAAATTTAATGCACCGGTAGTCCTGTCTCATCATACAAGTGTGATTGCAAATGTCGAATCTTATCTGTCACAACATGCTTCATCATTAATGGTCTTAGGGGGAGAAAGTGCACTACCTTCGAAAATCGTTAATTCCTATGATATAAAAAAGCCTGTAGAAGAAGTGATTCTTGAGACTGGTATCGTAACAGCATCCAGCCTGAATGTACGTACTTCACCTGAAATAGGCGGTAGAAAGATCGGTGCTCTTCTACGCAACACGGAAGTAGCTATTTATGGATACGTAGGTGATTGGGCTAAAATCAAGTACAATGGTCAAACAGCTTACGTACACAGCGCATACTTAATCATGAAAAACAATAATCTATTAAATGATATTACCATCGTAGTAGACGCTGGCCATGGCGACCATGATCCAGGTGCAAGTAATGGTAGTCTTCTTGAAAAAGATATTAACCTTGATGTAGCTCTTTATCTTAAGAAGAAGTTAAAATCAGCTGGGGCTAATGTTGTCATGACACGTAGGGATGATACATTCCTTGAACTTAGAGAGAGATCAAACATTGCAAATAGCTTGAACGCAGACGCATTTATTAGTGTGCATACAAATGCAGCAAGCGAAGCAGCACACGGAATTGAAACATACTGGTATGACAAATACAGCTCTGCAGAGAGTAAAGCTCTAGCAGAAAGCATCCAGAAACGTTTGATTGAAGTAACCGAAGCAAGCAATCGCGGGGTTAAGAATCAAAGCTTCTCAGTGATTCGAGAGTCCAAAATGGCAAGTGTTCTTGTTGAAGTAGGCTTCTTAACGAACAATGAAGAATATAAGCTATTACTAACGCAACCTTATCGAGAAGAACTCGCTGAAGGATCTACCAGGGGGTACTCGATTACTACAAGAAAAAATAAGTTTAATTAAATTATGTAAAAAAGGAGCCTTTTTTGATGCTTAGGGCTCCTTTTTTACGTATTCTCAAGCTCTGCCTCATCACTCCTATAATCCAAGTCCAATCGAAATCTGATTCGTATAAGAGGTGTAGGCGATTAATTGGTTAATGTCAACGATCTCTTTTTCAGTGTATCCATTGTCCCTCAACTTCTGGACATCTTCTTTACTAAGCTCTGCAGGACTCTTCACAAGTTTCTCAGCGTAACTCAAAATATCTTTCATATGTTGCTCAAAAATATCCGAGCCCTTATACCGTTCAAGTTCTTCAAGAACCGTATTATTTCCACTGATCTCTTTAAGCAGCGCACCATGTTATAACAGAAGTTGCATCCGTTCAGTTTCGAAACAAATACGACCACTGCTTCTGTTTCAAACTCATTTAATACCCCCGCTTTAACAGCAGAAGCTAATGGCATAAATGCAGTGAAAATTTCTGGGCTTCTTGCGATAAGACGATTAAATACAGGTACAGGCTGTTCAAGATCATTATAGATCCGCATATTCTTTAAATCCGATTGTTTGGCTGGTTTAATCCATGACATCTTCCATCATCCATTCTTTATCATTCCCTTAAAAAGGAGAATTCCTTGAATGGAAAAATCACTCCTTCATTATTGTTCTGATACTAATGCCCCAATAGCTCCACTATATTGCCCGTCTTAAAGGAAATAAACGGTAACGCCAAACAGTGTTTCAAAATGCTTTATTTGCCTTTTAATTAAGACATTTGATTGAATGATTGAGTCAATAAACACATGTTTTTTGTTTCTCGCGAAAAGAATAGCTATCATAACTACCACTTCTGATATCATACCGATTAGACAGGCAAAACTCTCTTCATTTCGCAGCAGCTTTAATTAAAGTGCCACCCGCATCCACTCCAATTGTATCTGCCTCTCAATTCCTCATTTCATTCATCAGACATAGGTTTATCTTATCATCAGCACACCGATTTAACCCCTTACCGCTGAATAGCAAAAAGGGGTTAAAACGGCTTATATTAGAAAAGGCGCTTTAGGTAAATGAATGACAACTCTCGTTCCTTTTCCTGGTTTACTGTTCAATTCCAGTCGTCCTTTATGCTCTGTGATTATTTTATTACTAACCGTCATACCAAGTCCGATCCCTTTTTCTTTATTTGTATAAAATGGGACCCCAATCCGCTCTAGTCGCTCTTCTTCTATACCCACTCCATTATCATGAATGATGACACAAATCTCATCGTCTATTTCTTCAAGAGTAATATTAATTTGTCCATCTTTTTCAATGGCTTCAACCGCATTTTTTAAAATATTAATAAACACCTGTTTCATTTGATTCTTTTTACATTGAATGACAATGGTTTTAAGCTGGCTGTTAATATTAATTCGAATATTTTTTGAAGAGGCCTGTGGCGTTAGGACAGATATAGCATTCTTTATAAGTTTAAGTAAACTGACGTCAGCAATTTCAACTGCTTCTGGCTTTGCAAGAGAAATAAAGCCATTAATGACTTCTTCAATTTTCTCTAATTCCTGATCAATGATTCTATGATAGTGCTCCTCATTACAAGAGGATTCCTTTGCTAATAAGTTGATAAAGCCTTTAATGGAAGTCAGCGGGTTGCGAATTTCATGAGCAAATCCTGCTGCTACATCGCCAATGAGTGAGAGCTTCTCAATGTTCTCTCTGTACTGTTCAAGCTTTATTTTTTCAGTGATATCCCTTGAAATGAAGACAAACTGATTAACCTGACCAGAATGATGAATTTTTCGATAGACGGTTGTCACCGGTTGTTTCGTTTCAGTTAGTTTCATGATCGTTTTTTGACATTTCTCATTATCCTCAGGGTGAATGAATGTAAGAATATCCTTTCCAACTACCTCCTCCTGTTCATATCCTAAAAGAGACTTGTAGGAGGAAGAAGCATAAACGACTATTCCATCCTGATTCATCATACAAATCAAATCACTACTGTGTTCTAGAATCGCCCTATGTTTCTGTTCGCTTACTCGCAGTCTCGTTTCAGCGATATTTCTTTCCGTTACATCTCGGGATACCACCACGAATTGGCAATCCTCTCCATTGGGAATGCAAGTCCCTTGAGATTCAAAAAATCGATACGTACCATCAATTTTCCTCAATCGATATTGGATTGTAATTGGCTTTTTATATTTAAGAAGCTTCAAGAATTCCCTTTTCACAAACGCTTTATCATCTTTGTGCACATACTTAATCGAGCTTTTACCAATCTCATTATGAATACCATCTTTAGAAAAGTCCCGATACGAAGGAGAAATATAGATTAAGTTGCCTCTATGATCAAGCAAGCTTACGATTTCATTCATATTATCAGTAATCAGTTTATAATGTTCAATTGTTTCCTTGATTTGACGGGAGGAATCCTCTACCTTCTTGACAATACCGGTCGTTTGTCCCATTTGATTTGCAACTGGAATAGCTGTGACCTCAACAGTAATGATTTCCCCATCCTGCCTCAACCATTTCTGTTCCAACACACCAGGGTTAACGCCATTTATAGAAGACTGAATACGTTTTTTCACTGTGTCATGATCAGCTGGATCAATAACCTCCCAAATAGACGTACCCTTTATGTCGGCGAGATTTTCGTAACCAAGTAGTTTAAGAGCAGAAGCATTTAAATAAATCCACTTGCCATCCTTTTGTACGAAAATGGAAGTTGTGGAATCTTCATAATACCTCACTAAATCAGAAAGCATACCCCTCATAGCCCTAGAATCTTTCTCAGGAGGTGGGTCTGCACTTGTAAGTATTGAATTAATATTTTTATAAGTCATAGTACCTCCTTAAAAGCTTTGATTCTAAGTTTTCCGGGTCTTTTGAAGGATTTTATCATTTTGAATATCTTCTTTATCTCTTTCTCTATTCCTGCTTAAGATGAACAAGTGAACAAAAATATTTTCAAAAAGAAAGTTAGCCTAAATGTTATGAGAGAAAACATCCCCGAAATCTATTCCCCTATCGCTTTTCAAACCAGTCCCTCCCAAAGTTAACCATTGCTCTTTGACCGATTAACTTGCAGGTTGCGTTGCCAATTTTCATCATACGAAAGCTTTCAGATTGCTCAAAATGATAGCCGATCGTCTCAAAACAATCAGAATCATAATCAATTTCCTGAAACGTTTTCCAGACTCGCTGACCGTTTTCCGAAATTGCAGCTGATTTGGTTACCGGTTGATTCTTACATCTCGCATTCTCAGCATAATGAAGAGATGTATTACTATCAT harbors:
- a CDS encoding MOSC domain-containing protein, with protein sequence MGLVGVTKEITRHPVKSMTGEKVNQTQVMKYGLYGDRSHALLEESGSFLTITQFAQLVQYRASFSGVESLEAYPEPVIVTPAGQTYRWLDYDWLNEIEKKLLKQLTRKSYRPEHVPIGPIEDEHLLIVTDASLQSLSTSWGKHASARRFRPNLEISLLDKTPFIESEWKGKYLRIGEEVIIEVVKPCERCMIVTVDPENGTRQPDLLKKLVKEYRNEFGMYARVIRTGKINTGDGVYLIENGYPSTGSRMYSR
- the abc-f gene encoding ribosomal protection-like ABC-F family protein, which encodes MNVISIRNVIHGFEERVLFNGITVDIHHAEKIGIVGANGAGKTTLAKMLVGEVKPNRGQIEVEGEVGYLRQSIEQGMNQSFLGDQSLLMKGQKELGVAYVRNEIDSERLSGGERLKLSLAQVFASHPEILILDEPTNHLDLKGVQWLIRELEHFKGTVLIISHDRYFLDQTINRILEIENGKVNKYAGNYTDYRYEKKQRYEAQLHQYHIQQKEKQRIEDQLTGLANWSEKAHQQSTNQEGYKEFYRKKAKKMDSQVKSKRKRLEKELEKKRIDQPEAEKKVHFQFQADGSHGKRAIEANDAGKRYGERWLFKESSFYIKYGDRIGIIGENGCGKTTLLRVLLGEEMMTEGRLWKSSSLKVGYLSQDVGDLPIEQSALEALELQTRDEVYQARSILSSMGVERSRMNVPILSLSLGERTKVKMTRILLKQYDVLVLDEPTNHLDLPSREQLEETLKGFIGTLLVVSHDYYFVDKICDHLLVFENGRLKRIEMGLSEYQAREKSPSGSSQNTREQKMLLENEISALISEISLLPPGNLLIRQLDEQLKELYKKKNRI
- a CDS encoding N-acetylmuramoyl-L-alanine amidase gives rise to the protein MERLSGDDRIGTALEISKKVSPGALTTAEKAVVLTRADMPFDALASSGLVGIKQAPVLLTDPYTLDGRVLNELKRLGAKKVYILGGTTAISQGIENELKKNFTVARVAGSNRYTTAEAINKAAGLDQSSTAIVVNGNKVADSLSASSVAAIKNYPIYLSTATKAPSLPASIKTVYLIGGESVLSNDLKVKLEQQGKKIVRLSGDNRFETNIAVNEAFFTSSSSFVIARGTSTQVDIEDYPDAVAASALSEKFNAPVVLSHHTSVIANVESYLSQHASSLMVLGGESALPSKIVNSYDIKKPVEEVILETGIVTASSLNVRTSPEIGGRKIGALLRNTEVAIYGYVGDWAKIKYNGQTAYVHSAYLIMKNNNLLNDITIVVDAGHGDHDPGASNGSLLEKDINLDVALYLKKKLKSAGANVVMTRRDDTFLELRERSNIANSLNADAFISVHTNAASEAAHGIETYWYDKYSSAESKALAESIQKRLIEVTEASNRGVKNQSFSVIRESKMASVLVEVGFLTNNEEYKLLLTQPYREELAEGSTRGYSITTRKNKFN
- a CDS encoding PAS domain S-box protein; its protein translation is MTYKNINSILTSADPPPEKDSRAMRGMLSDLVRYYEDSTTSIFVQKDGKWIYLNASALKLLGYENLADIKGTSIWEVIDPADHDTVKKRIQSSINGVNPGVLEQKWLRQDGEIITVEVTAIPVANQMGQTTGIVKKVEDSSRQIKETIEHYKLITDNMNEIVSLLDHRGNLIYISPSYRDFSKDGIHNEIGKSSIKYVHKDDKAFVKREFLKLLKYKKPITIQYRLRKIDGTYRFFESQGTCIPNGEDCQFVVVSRDVTERNIAETRLRVSEQKHRAILEHSSDLICMMNQDGIVVYASSSYKSLLGYEQEEVVGKDILTFIHPEDNEKCQKTIMKLTETKQPVTTVYRKIHHSGQVNQFVFISRDITEKIKLEQYRENIEKLSLIGDVAAGFAHEIRNPLTSIKGFINLLAKESSCNEEHYHRIIDQELEKIEEVINGFISLAKPEAVEIADVSLLKLIKNAISVLTPQASSKNIRININSQLKTIVIQCKKNQMKQVFINILKNAVEAIEKDGQINITLEEIDDEICVIIHDNGVGIEEERLERIGVPFYTNKEKGIGLGMTVSNKIITEHKGRLELNSKPGKGTRVVIHLPKAPFLI